The sequence below is a genomic window from Spiroplasma gladiatoris.
ATATGCTCCTTTTTCTTATATACATTTTACACTAAAATATTTTTTTTTCCCTTTTTTGACTATGATAATGCCTTCTTGGGAGATAAAATTTTCTTCTATAACATCGTTTTCTGAAAAATTATTTCTATTTTTAATAGTTATTGAATTATCTCTTATTAGCTCTCTTGCTTCACGGTTTGATGAAGCGATTTTGGCTTCAACTAAAAATTCTATTATATTTAATCCTAATTTAGATTCGCTGTTTGGAATTGATCTTATAATTGATTTTAATTCATTAGGTTCTAGACTTTCAATATCACCTGAAAAAAAAGCTTCTGTTATTTTAATTGCTTTTTCATAACCTGAATTACCATGCACTCAACTAACAACTTCTTTTCCAAGTCTTTTTTGCGCTAACCTCTTAAACGGTTCTTTATTGTGTTCTTCCATAATGTTTTTAATTTCTTCTAAATTAAGTGTTGTTAAATGTTTAAAAAAAGTTTCTAAATCATCGTCATCTTGATTTACAAAAAACTGATAAAATTCATATTCACTAGTTTTATCTGCATCCAATCATAAAGTTCCTGATTCTGATTTTCCAAACTTACCACCATCTTTTTTAGTTAAAAGTTTTAATGTTACACCAGCTGCTTTTGAGTTTTCTCTCTTTATTCTTGAAGCAATATAATCTGTTCCACTTGTTATGTTACCTCATTGGTCAGAACCTCCGATTTGAATTTTACAATTTTTCATTGTATATAATTTATAAAAATCATATGCTTGCAACATTGTGTAAGAAAATTCAGTAACACTTAGACCTTTTTCAACTCTTGAGGCAATATTTTCTTTTGATAGTAAATAAGCTAAATTAAAATCTTTTCCTATTTCTCTTAAAAAATCAATTAAGCTCATTTTGCCTAATCAATCATTGTTATTTATTACTTCAATTGAAGGAATAATTTTTTTTACTTGTTTTTCAATAGCCAAAACATTTGTTTCCACTTGTTCTGTTGATAATAAGACTCTTTCTGAGCTTTTGAAACTAGGATCTCCAATCATCCCAGTTGCTCCACCTAATATTAAAATTGGTTGAAAACCAAAATCTTGAAACCTTTTTAAGTTCATTAAAGGAATTATGTGTCCAATGTGCAAAGAGTCAGCAGTTGGATCAAAACCACAATATACACCTGCTTTTTCTTTTTGTGCTTCTATTATTTTGTTTTCATTTGTTGCTTGATTAAATAAATCTCTTTCTTTTAGTTCCACTAAAATAGATTTCATCTTATTGCTCCTCATTTTTCTTGCTATCTTTTTTACTATCTCCAATTACAGCAACATCTTCACTCATACTTGCACTAACATCTTTAACTTCTGAGTAAACTTGGTCTGCTTTGTCAATTACATCCACTGTTATTAAAGCTAAGTCTTTTGCAATTGATTGCATATTTTTAGAATTTTTCATTTCTTTTCCTATTTTCATAGTAGTTTGACCCATTTTTAACAAAATTTTATAAGCTAATTCTTTAGTTTGTGCTGAGTCTAGTTCATCGCTTGCTTCTTTTAACTTATCTAATTTCATTTCAATACTTGCAACAACTTCGTCACTCTCGTTACTTTGAGTTTTTTCTCAAGCTTCGTCAAGTGCTGATATAAATTTTTTTATTTGAGGACGATATTTTTTTAAATAGTTTACAAAATCAATTCTTAATTCAATTCCTTTTTTAGGAGCTAATAGCATTCCTATAAATGCAAAACCTATAAATTTGGCTAATCTAAACATAATTTTTACTCCTTAAATTAATCTTCTGTATTGGCAAAATCCCTTAATTTTTCTACCATTTTATAAAAAATATCTTTGTTTTTTGTTGCAACTTTAACTCATGATTTTACATTTCTTTTTGCAAATGCATCAAAAATATCAATGTAATTAGATACTCTTTCTACAGTATCAACTGTTGCACTTAAAATTTCTGATTTATAAGTTAAATCTTCAAAGAAATAATCAA
It includes:
- the tyrS gene encoding tyrosine--tRNA ligase, whose product is MKSILVELKERDLFNQATNENKIIEAQKEKAGVYCGFDPTADSLHIGHIIPLMNLKRFQDFGFQPILILGGATGMIGDPSFKSSERVLLSTEQVETNVLAIEKQVKKIIPSIEVINNNDWLGKMSLIDFLREIGKDFNLAYLLSKENIASRVEKGLSVTEFSYTMLQAYDFYKLYTMKNCKIQIGGSDQWGNITSGTDYIASRIKRENSKAAGVTLKLLTKKDGGKFGKSESGTLWLDADKTSEYEFYQFFVNQDDDDLETFFKHLTTLNLEEIKNIMEEHNKEPFKRLAQKRLGKEVVSWVHGNSGYEKAIKITEAFFSGDIESLEPNELKSIIRSIPNSESKLGLNIIEFLVEAKIASSNREARELIRDNSITIKNRNNFSENDVIEENFISQEGIIIVKKGKKKYFSVKCI